In Clupea harengus chromosome 12, Ch_v2.0.2, whole genome shotgun sequence, the sequence TGTTATTCTACTGAACAATCAAACAATATAGCAAACAACACATAAGCATATACAAGCTGATGGTCAACATAAGACATACATAAGCATTTAAGTGGAGGAAATATAGATCTGCTATCTGTGACCTACAATCACATCTGTTGCATAGTGATACAAATCTTTCCCAGACAAACTCAAACTAGTTGAAAAGTGATAATTTGCCAAAGTAGCCCACTACTCATTATATTCTTCCTACACGAGGTATATGGCAAGTACATTTGTCATGAAAGAAAAAATAGAGTTTTTATACACTGTTTTCAGCAGTGCCATTTTAAGTAGTTTCCACATATAACGCTGCCATAGTATCAAAATATATTGACGCGCTTGAGCTGTTCAATGACACGCTAAAAGGAAACATCATTTaatgttgttttaaaaatgttccctcaaaattacaaaaacaaaagaaaagaaaaaaaatacagaaaaaaatagCAAAAGATGCACATATAAAAACAGTGTAAAACTGCATTCaaattatttgtttttgatCCGACAACCCCTTTGGTCAAACGTGACAAAAATAACAGTATACGACACAAGCATTGTTTTTGTCACAgtaaggtgaaaaaaaaaataaacaaagtccATATAAAACTGACCACATATAAAAATGTGTTATTCTTTAAGTATGTATTATGGGTTAGTTAAGACTTGCAACCATAATTCAAGGCATTTATGAGGAAATAAATAGTTTTTGGTGGCGCACATCTGGCAGATCAGTGAACAGCAAATCTTACATTCAATTCCATATGAGATGAGCGACTGGAAACACTTCTATACAGGatcatagttaaaaaaaaaaaaaaaaaaacaaacaaaaaagtaacTGTTATGGGAAAGGAATGGTGTGATTACGGTATTGTTCTGGCCCCTACAGTACTGCTGTGGCCACCTGCTATATCAAGCATCACCCTTGGACCGCTTCTCCCTCGCTCGTGTTGCTCCCTGCCAAAGAGGTCACCCGGCGAGGGCTCCGCCGACTGGTCTGCCAAGCACGTCTTGGGGTGCAGAGTGCGCTCGCTGCTGGAACTATTTCAGGATGGCGTCCGCGGCCTCGCGCACACGACTGGCCGCTTCCTCGATCTCCTCGTTGGATTGCTCCACGGTTACGACCACCCTGATGCTGCAGGGAAGTGGGGGGAAATCAGATGTTTGTTTTGAGCCACGTGCAGCGCAACAATGTGAActcttcggaaaaacaacgttgAGGCCAGCACATGTTACACTGTGGGCGGACCGAAGGGACCTTACCTTGGCGGAGGAAGAAACTTCTCTTCTTTGTCTAGATATCTTGCTTGTGTAATGGCTATTCCTCTGCTCAAGCACTGCACAAACAGGAGATTACTCAGATGTGGTGACACAACCAACGTTTGCCCAAGTTTTATGGAAACGTAACCGCATGTATAACTTGATGTTTTTATAACAGTATGTGTGCACAGTGATACACTAGCGCATGCGCTTCACATCGGACCTGTGTTTAATGAGGGCAATCTTCTTTTATTTAAAAGACATCCtcatttttatattgtacacgGCCACTGTGGTGAATCCCTTCTCTGCAGGTCGTGAGGGACATGTAAGAAGTGTGTAGAGGAGAACggctcaatctcaatctcactTACGTAATCTACGATGCTGCGGAGTGTCTTCACGTCACCGTCCCTGGAGCCCGTGCTCTTCTCCAGCTGCAGGTGGAGGGCGGGCGCAAAGGGCTCCCCGACGACCTTCAGCCCCGGGGTTCTACAGCAGCCACAGGagacacactccagtcacattcagacacactccagtcacgttcacacacactccagtcacgttcacacacactccagtcacgttcacacacactccagtcacattcacacacactccagtcacgttcacacacactccagtcacgttcacacacacacactccagtcacattcacacacacactccagtcacgttcacacacacacacacacactccagtcacgttcacacacacacacacacactccagtcacgttcacacacactccagtcacgttcacacacacacactccagtcacgttcacacacacacacacacacacactccagtcacgttcacacacactccagtcacacacacacacactccagtcacgttCACGCACACTCcagtcacgttcacacacacacactccagtcacgttcacacacacacacacacacacacacacactccagtcacattcacacacactccagtcacacacacacacactccagtcacgttcacacacactccagtcacgttcacacacactccagtcacattcacacacactccagtcacgttcacacacactccagtcacgttcacacacacacacacacactccagtcacgttcacacacactccagtcacgttcacacacacacactccagtcacgttcacacacacacacacacacacactccagtcacgttcacacacactccagtcacacacacacacactccagtcacgttCACGCACACTCcagtcacgttcacacacacacactccagtcacgttcacacacacacacacacacacacacactccagtcacattcacacacactccagtcacacacacacacactccagtcacgttcacacacactccagtcacattcacacacacacacacacacactccagtcacgttcacacacactccagtcacattcacacacacacactccagtcacattcacacacactccagtcacgttcacacacacacacacacacactccagtcacgttcacacacactccagtcacattcacacacacacactccagtcacattcacacacactccagtcacgttcacacacactccagtcacattcacacacactccagtcacgttcacacacacacaccagtcacattcacacacactccagtcacattcacacacacacacacactccagtcacgttcacacacactccagtcacgttcacacacacacacacacacacactccagtcacgttcacacacactccagtcacattcacacacacacacacactccagtcacattcacacacactccagtcacgttcacacacaatccagtcacattcacacacactccagtcacattcactcacactccagtcacgttcacacacacacacactccagtcacgttcacacacactccagtcacattcacacacacacacacacacacacacactccagtcacattcacacacactccagtcacattcacacacactccagtcacattcactcacactccagtcacgttcacacacactccagtcacgttcacacacactccagtcacattcacacacactccagtcacgttcacacacactccagtcacgttcacacacacacacacacacacactccagtcacattcacacacactccagtcacattcacacacactccagtcacgttcacacacacacaccagtcacgttcacacacacactccagtcacgttcacacacacactccagtcacgttcacacacactccagtcacattcacacacaatccagtcacattcacacacacataatctttCAGCGGATGCCTGCATCCTTGCTGACTTGCAGTGCAATGacgcatgtttttttttctagtagTGTTTGCACCTAGTAATTGAAACCACAATCTTACTCTACAGCTGGAAAACCCAAATGCATAAATCTTACTCAGCCTATACTTGGATATACATTAAAGACTTAAAGAACACCCCCCGTGCCTCAGAGCACATtcaaaatgaatacacacacacaaaaaaaaaaaaagtacactaaaaaaacaaaacaaaaaaaaaacaatacaaatacatgcacTGCCAGTTTCCAGCAGACAAGTGCTTCAAACTTCTTCCtcgaaaatgtgtttttttccccttctgccTGGGCCACAATCAGaccacagtacagtacacacagtggTCCTCTGGGAAAGCACCAGAGAAGGCTGAGGACTGAGCACCCACACTAACCAACACTTGTGTGTGGCTCCTCGGCTGGTGAGCAGCACTACTCTCGCTGACTGGAGGCGATAGGAGTTTCCCACCCAGACTGTTCCACAGGTCCCAAGCCTGACCCTGGCCCTGCTGGAGTAGAGCAGCCGGATCTTACTCCTCAAGACGCCAAGGTGCTGAGTCTGAGCTTTTTGCCTGAGTGGACCTATTTGGCTAATCAAAAGCTTGGTGGTAATTACTTGCAGCTATCCTATGGGTTTATTTCATTGGCTCTTTTGTTCACGCCAGGCCGGGCTGTGCCGGGCTAAATTGCATTCCCATTAGCATCTGCCCAGCGCCGTGCTGAATTCTCCTGAGCAGGCCCAAACCACGCGGGGTCCGCCTCCAAACGCGCAGAATGACGTCGACGACGCCATCTCTTATGTGACTGGCTCAGTCATCATTCAGCGCAGAATGACGTGGACGATACTTTCTCTTATGTGACTGGTTCAGTCATTATTCAGCGCTTGCCAAAGTGtggctatatacagtacttCTGTATTACTTCCGGTTAAAACGTTTAATCTGGTACTTTTGGTAACTAAAACCACGACAGTTAATGTTAAACTGCCTCAAAAATCGATAAAACACTAAATTCCATGATTAAATAACAGTGTTATCTGGAGAACCAGCAAGCTAGCCCACACAGACTACTCAACCTCTGTTATCTTTGACTAAAGAAAGAAGCTTTAGCCTGGAAACTAAACAGGCTGGCTTCTTTCTAGACtaaaccaaatgtttcctttgtgggctGATGTTACCCTAACCCCGACCCTAAATACATGCTTGGCAACTGTGCGTCGTGGAGTTCTTTGCGTCCAATAATAGTTTTGTATGTCGGAAGACGTCGCTGGcctttatcccttacttaaagacacatcGCCAAGCGAGTTGACACTGATATATCCCTTATTAAAGACACATCGTCAAGCGAGTCGACCCGAGTAACAGCATTCAGATCAGCCAAAGCCTGTTATTGAAAAGAGCGCTCCAGAACAtagtaggaggtgtgtgtgtgtgtgtgtgtgtgtgtgtccgcagggGCAGGATGGGGAGATCCATTCTACTGCATCACATCTAATGTGCACCCAAGCAAAGACAAGAAGGGAGGATCCAGACGTGAAATATGTGTGAGAGCAGTGGAAGCAGGAGAAGTCCTCGTGTCAAGACTGTAAATATcccgaggagtgtgtgtgtgtgtgtgtgtgtgtgtgtgtgtgtgtgtgtgtgtgtgtgtgtgtgtgtgtgtgtgtgtgtgtgtgtgtgtgtggggggggagccTGTTGAATTTTCCAGAACCCAAAAAGAGGGGAGAGCAAATTCATAAATCTGCACAGGTTGTGGTGATGGCCGTCCTATACCTGCTAAACCGCAAGCATAGCATCAGAGTGTTGGATTCCTCTCCTGCTGCAACCGAGACACAGAGgttgtctattttttttttttttatctctttctttgtAGCCAACAACATAAATCCGCAAAGCTCAGATCCAGCATTATATGGCCAGAATGCAACAATCTGCTGTCTTAAATGATGTGGCGCATCACTCCTTCGATTAAATAACCTTACAGGAAATGTTTTGACTTCAAGAGcctttggttgtgtttgtgccaGACTGCTGGTTTCTTCCTTTCATGGGAAACAGCTCTGCTGTCTCCAACTCACCCTTGTAGAGCCTTGTGGACGTGCTTGCATTTGTCCCCGAGGATGACGAAAATGTCttcaacagaggagagaggaagacacacaaagacacacacacacacacacacacacacacacacacacacacacacacacaaagagagggtgagacagagacaaataaaatgtacacacactggaggatccttaactcccacccccccccaccccaaccttgTTTGAACCTCCTCCTAGTCCCCGTTCGGGGCTCGCTGAGAGGGGGACCTGGGGAGGGGAGTCCCGGCTGGTGGAGGGTAATTCGTTTACCTTGGCTAGTGGGAGTCCCCCCGCAGCAGGGCCTGCCTGCCGGGAGGTGAACAGCATGGAGGTTTTTATACAgacctggagagagtgaggaagtgccaccccattcatttcaatggccgatgctatgctagctacttcattcatttcaatggccgatgctatgctagctacttcattcatttcaatggccgatgctatgctagctacttcattcatttcaatggccgatgctatgctagctacgttAGCCCAGGAAGTACCAAACTGACCGCCACCATCTTTAAAAATGGCGGCCCGTGGGTGCTCAATTCCGGCACCATTTGTGCGGAAAGACAATTAGGCAGCAACAGACGACCACTGGCACTAAAGACAATAGTATGTCGCCTATGCCGATTGGTGGGTGTTCAAAAACTGCCGACCACGAAAAATCGCAAAGCAGGTCAACCGTAAAAATAGACATTCTGTTATCAGATTCAGGTCTGAATTTACATACAATCCAGTGTCTTTATGGCTATACCTTCCAGTATAGGTTTGGAAACTTTTCAAGTAGTTTGACGCATTCCAGTCAATTCCAAATGAATTGTAAGCTCGTTAAAAGAACGTTTTCTTTCTACAACTGCTGACtaatcatgtttttttgggTCCATGTACAGACATATGatatatttaaaacattccCATGGCTAagaggtgtgtgagttttggaCGTTTCTGTTAAATACAGACATGCTGTGTTGTACTGAGTTCCCCTTGGTGTCTGTTGATGAACTGTTTGAAGCTTTGGCACTTTCCCGTCCCACAGAAAACTGATCCATCCATCAGACACATATTCCAAAAACCTAacgatggaaaaaaaaataatccaaATCAGATGTTGAAGCACATCTGACCTCATCGCTTTCAACAAAGTTGGACATTCATAACCCCCTTTTTTTCGCCGGGCAACTCGCTCTGCTCCAAAGACACTGAATCCACGGCCCCGTCAGGAGTCCTGCTGTCTGGTCAGTCTCCGTGAGGCAGGTCCCTCCATCCCCACGGTCAGATGGGAGAACaccgccccccccgccccccctgcccccccgccCACCCTCCATAGGGCTTCGGCATATGGACCGAATCACAAGCCCTATCGCACAGCCTCCCCCTGAAGCAGAGCCAGTTTAAATCAGAGGCACCCAGAAGAACGCTCTCGTCTCGTCGTTTGGTTACGGAGTTTGAAGGGAACCCAttaacatccctctctcccccatacacagacacagacacagacacagacacatcccagTCCAATCCAAACAGATCTCTGCAAGGCCGTTTGTGCTGTTGCTGTGCAGATGTCTGGATGTATATATGGACGTCCTGAGCGTTTGCATGCACAAGGCTGCCTGTCTGATGAGGACAACAGAAGACTTGCAGCggggaaacaaaaataaaactgaatatatatatatatttattcagttttatatatatatatatatatatatatatatatatatatatatatattcagttttatatatatattcagttttatttttgtttccctGCAagtcttctgttgtgtgtatatatatatatatatatatatatatatatatgtatatatgaatgCATTTAGCGGTAACTTGCACAAGGCTGGTTATGTGAGGAGCAACCCGGGAGACTGGAGAGGTTCGTCTTACCTGGATCTTCCTCCATGATGTTGAGGGCCTCGATGGCGGCGGCCGCTAGCATAGGAGGCAGGGAGGCGGAGAAACAGTAGCCCTGGCCTGACAGGCGCTAAGAGGGGAACACGCGGCAGATGAGAGCCGTGTTTACAgagctgatttgtgtgtgtgtgtgtgtgtgtgtgtgtgtgtgtgtgtgtgtgtgtgtgtgtgtgtgtgtgtgtgtgtgtgtgtgtgtgtgtgtgtgtgtgtgtgtgtgtgtgtgtgtgtgtgtgtgtgtgtgtgtgtatgtgtgtgtgtgtgtgtgtgtgtgtgtgtgtgtgtgtgtgtgtgtcagtacagtAGAGAAGAACACATCAGATGAGAGCAGTGTTTACAGAGCtgatttgtgcgtgtgtgtgcgtgtgtgtgtgtgtgtgtgtgtgtgtgtgtgtgtgtgtgtgtgtgtgtgtgtgtgtgtgtgtgtgtgtgtgtcagtagagaGGAACACATCAGATGAGAGCAGTGTTTACAGAGCAGATTTGCACAGACGGCTTCCTTCACATTCACTATTGCTGGGCCGTTATGTTTGAGAATATGATGCACAACCCGTTTACATTTTCAATACAGTGGTTGGCATACTGTTCTGGCGGaaccgtgtgtgagtgtgcgtgtgtgtgtgtgcgtgtgtgtgtctgtgtgtgtgtgtgtgtgcgtgcgtgtgtgtgcgcgtgcgtgtgcgtgtgcgtgtgtgtatttcagtgtgtgtgtgtatgtgtgtgtctgtgtgtgtgtctgtgtgtgtgtgtgtcagtacagcAGAGAGGCTGTTCTGCATTTTTCCCCCACATCATTTCTAAGCTGAGCTGAGCCAGATGCTAAGCACAAACAACCTACGAGAGTGTGTTTACAAAGACATGCAGAGAGGAccgtcacagcacacacactcagggcttTACATGACAAATTTGGTTCAAGATTTCAACACAGAGGCTGACATGCTCCAGGaatcggctgtgtgtgtgtgtccatgtgtgtatttgcttttatgtgtatatgcttgagagagtgtgtgtgtgtgtgtgtgtgtgtgtgtgtgtgtgtgtgtgtgtgtgtgtgtgtgtaaccagttATATATGTGCTCGTGTGTACACTGCTGAAATGCATTTCTGTTTTTCCATGGTTTTCCAGATCGTCCCTGGGTACAATTTAGCATTTTAGCCTAAATTTCAAAGCCCATGTGTCTAACATTACCCTGGATATCGTTCCATCATGTCGAGATGCTTCGAAACAATGCGCACCATTCTCACAAAAGCATTTCAAATAATTGGCCGCAACCATCCAGTGCATCCCAGCCGCAGAAAATAACCTGCAGCTGCACGTCCCTGCAAACACTACATGTGTTGATACAAGACGAGCAGCACCAgccctctgaaacacacacccagtgcgCCCACAAACGTGGAGTACATTTGGAGTGTCATGGACTCATACACAggggttttcatttaataacCACACATTTTGATTAAAACTACAGTATATTGGAACAAGGTGGGagaatataaaaatgaaaaaaagaaagtattcCAGTCAGTACCTGATGGTCTATGACAAAGGATCGCCCGCAGCAGAAGCCTCCGATAGACGCCACGGCATTCTCCATATTGGCACTGATGAGGTCGATGTCATCAATCTGAAATGAGACAGCCAAAAACTTGTAAACTATTTCTCAGAGACACCTCTGAAGACCTGGCTGTGGCCTTTTCTGAAGCCCCATTTACACCGGTCACATAATCTACTTCATAAATCTGAAAGGAGATATTCACAACTTGTCTTTCCAAAACGTCTTTCTCCCCAGACCCGTATATGGTATTTGTAACGGCACGGATCATCCGGGCTAGTTATACTCGTCGGCTGTTGGAAAAAATCCACTAAATCCCAACTGGTCCACCATCATCTCGTTGTGACAGTGGCTGTGACACATTACCCAGCTCGTCCACCATCATCTAGTTGTGACGCATTACTCACGTTGACCCC encodes:
- the sptlc1 gene encoding serine palmitoyltransferase 1 isoform X2 — translated: MRTEEAIIYSYGFATIASAIPAYSKRGDIIFVDEAACFSIQKGLQASRSFIKYFKHNDMEDLERLLKEQEMEDQRNLRKARVTRRFIVVEGLYVNTADVCPLPELVKLKYKYKVRIFLEESMSFGVLGEHGRGVTEHFGVNIDDIDLISANMENAVASIGGFCCGRSFVIDHQRLSGQGYCFSASLPPMLAAAAIEALNIMEEDPDIFVILGDKCKHVHKALQGTPGLKVVGEPFAPALHLQLEKSTGSRDGDVKTLRSIVDYCLSRGIAITQARYLDKEEKFLPPPSIRVVVTVEQSNEEIEEAASRVREAADAILK